The DNA region TCGGCAGGTCCTAAAATAGCAATTTATGTTGAGGTACTGCTTACAAAAGCCTTGAAAGAAACGGCCCAGAATACTACAcgtctccttttctttcttttcatttagcACAGCTGAGTCCCCAGCAACTTCTTTACTTTTCCAAgagagcaaaaaaaaaatcatcaattagAAGAACATAACAGCAATGACAAAAACTACACCCTGATTCTAAAACCGCACCATTGGCTAGATTTTGAGTGGGACATAATAATCTAATTTCCAGGCCAAAACTGCCATCATTATGAAAATAAGattcataacatatgcatgtgATCAACTCACAGCTTTCtcttcttaaaaataataataataatagtgaaTAAAAAATCCAAAGGATTGAAAGGAAGGTAGAAGACCCATTCCCTTCGGCAGTTACCTGTACTGGGATTACATCTGCTTTAAATAATACAAGAAAAACTCTTGACAAAATTTACCGAGTGGTTAATTACAACCTCTAaaaccataaattaaaaataatgtcgAGAgcatataatctaaaatataaacaacCTAGAATCAAGATAATCCATGTTTCTAACAGCATCAACCAGAGGGTTCCGAGTGAATTACACTGAGATGCATTGGTAAATACCAAGTCctcaaaaaaatattgaaaatatatattattttttcagaaGATAAAAgagtattttgaaattaaaatcatgaTTCATAATTCTTATGCTGTTTCTGTTGGAATTAAAATAGCTCACAGACATTGGTGGTTCATTGCTGTACATGAAATTGTTAAGTATCCCAGCTCTAAGAATACTAGCTTAGCAGCAACCTTGAGTGCACAAATTGACCTCCTCAGCACTGTCTTCGCCAACCCCAATCAAATGATATACTTACTATAAACTGAACACTAAATCaacttatataaacaaattaaaaaaataactacaaAATAAGAGTAGCTAATTTTACATAATGAATCAAAAGTGGAACTTGGCGCAAAAGAAATTTTGATCAGAACCATGCATTGAAGAATGACCTAGTTTAGTGGGATAATACAgagaaaatatcaaagaaaagtAAAGGCATATGCATTCCTTAAAGCAGTCAGGTTCTAGAAAACCAATGATCAGTTAACTATAATAATGGCTGAAAGACAGCAAGCCTTGATAGAAGCAAAGAAAGCCTTGATAGAAGTAgagaaataaaaacatattatattcTCTAAAGAAAGATCTGTTTAATGAACACAGAAAATTCACATTTATATAAGGTTCACTATTTCCTGTTCAAATTGAACATCTCTCAAAAAAAATGGTGATTCTACAGGTAAACATAGAATTTGTTATCTTGCTTCAGTTGATGACTAAGAATGAATCTAATGAATTACAAAGAACAGTAAACAATGCCGAATAGAGAGAAGGTACATGTAGCATGAAAAACTGAATTCCATCCctggagagaaagaaagagagcatTTGACACTACCTTAATGCCCATTACCAGGTTTATTCACTTACATTACAGCTCTGAAGGTAGGGATGAACATACTTTATATACTTGGTCCAATATGATCGATACTTTGTCATTGCCAACTCCAGCCATGGTTTCATGTTACCACTATAGTGGATAACTGCAGCACTATCAATCTCTGACTGATCAACACTAGCATTGTAACCCAAACCAAGGACATGCCATGATTTTCAAGTGGATGAGTCAGACCATAAAATGTAATCAGTCCCGAAGGCAATGTGCCAAGCTTTCAAAGTGTCCTATCTTCATTCTAATTAGGGGGACAGAAAgaaacattaaaaaagaaagtcaTCATGTTGTAAGATTGTACTTGTTTGCTCTTTTATTTGCATGGTGTTAGAATTCAACATGGTGAAACAAAATAGTTTAACTTTTAAGATCTCAATATTAATTTCAAGGCCAAAAATCAGTACAGAAAATCACTTTtagtatatatgtgattgaatgaatCAGTTTGAAGctagtttgtatatatatatatatataaaaaaaaaagtagaagttGCAGAATTTCCTTGTCACACTTgagtaaaaattatattttagcaTGCATAATAATCTTTGTAAATGGAATGAGAAAAGAAACCCGTTTATGACAGATCAGAGATTTGAAAGACTAACCATATTTTGCCACTTGTTATATATGCCAgtgatatctttctttttccactcCTTCAGATCAAACATATTCATCCTAAATGCCCATCCACAAGCGTTTGGATCAAAGTGTCTTGCAATATGTGGGTTTGTAAAGTTTAGGTACCTGTCAAAACGATGAAAGCTTTCACCACAGGTTTCTACAGCACCATTCACTTTTCCATGAAGACCCACTGACCACAATTTGGTCAAGTCTTTTTGGAcaacaatatcattttcaagGAACAGGATTTTTTCCAACTTAGGATAGACCTGAGGGAGATAGAACCTGAGGTGGTTAAGCATTGAGAGATACTTTGGGTTACGATACTTTCAGATTTGAAGACCCATAAGAAAGAGTCGCAGGATGATCTGCCTTGAAATAATACTCTTTCATAGAGGCAGATTCAAGCTGTTGCAAAACAGGGCAGTAGGATGAGTTAAGCCAGTTAAATTTATCAACATTTTCCACATGAATAGTTGCCTTTCCAGGAGAGTTGAGAAGTAACCACATATTCATCACTCAAAAGTTGAGTTTATCGGTCACAACATGGAATGCATGTTTTGAGGAATCCTGCAATAGAAGGCAAGAAGCATATTGTGGTCAAGCTCTCATAATGCTCAACTTCCCCTTTGCAGATACATGACATTTGCCTAATGATTGGAGAACTCAGTCTCaatgaaatttaagaaaatgagaaaaacagaAATAATTGAAGGGTGCCACAATATTTTAAACCTTCAAAATAGAGTGAACTTATGACAATATGACAGGCCAAGCAGTGAACATCACCTTGGCATTCATGATGGTTGAGTTGACAACAACTGATGCAGCCAAGACATTATCAGAAAAGAGAGCATAATGATAGAGATTTGGATTTTCCAAATTCTCACCTCTAGGAAATTTCTTTTCTCTAGAGGAAGAAGATAGTACTCAATGGTAAGGCGCATAGACAAGCAATGTATTCCATTTGGAATTGTTTTGGCAGCCAACTGACTCAAAAATGTGCTCTGTTTCTTTAAGATTCTAACTTGTTCATCTGCTGTTTGAAGTATAGCTCTCTCAGCTTTGCAGTAACCAACTTACAGTCATACAATTGCTCTCTTTGCTTTTGACAGAACTTGACCCATTGCTCTAATTTTCTCAGGTTCGCCACACATGAAAGACATCGaataaaacaaagttaaaaaagcCAGAACCacaggaaaaattaaaaaatgaaagcaaaCTAAATGGAATCCAGTCAAGATTAAAGATCCAAAGTGCAGCCACCTGATATGTAAATCCGCATCAGTTGTTGCCTCTCCTAAACCTTTGCAATACTTAAATATACTCTTGCCATTATCATCTGATCTTGCATCAGCCGCACAGAAGAATCGGaattctcattctcattttaTCTCCTCCATATGCTGTATTTTCCCAGGACAGCAGAGTCTACAGATTTGAAGCGTTCAATGGCTGCATTTTCCAGCTTCACAATAGCTTCATCATCTTGTCACAACATCTCAGCAGCCTGCTTTTCATGCCTTTTATCTCTCAATTGCTGCATTATGCCTCAAAGAAACAATGTTATGACTCAGAGACTGATGAACTTTCACCAtcaatagggctggattcgagccgaaccgagctcaagctcggctcggtttacaTATAGGTGAGCTCGAGTTAGTGACAGCCAAGCTCGAACTCAATTCGgcttgtttttcattattaaaatgacgtcgttttaatacatattgatcaaaacgatatcgttttgtatcaaaatttttaattggaaaatttggtgaatagctcgagctcggctaagacTGGCTCATTTCGGGTTTGttcgagctgagctcgagctcgaacggGCTCGGTTTGAGTCTAGCCCTAACCATCAAAACCAAACTCACAAAATCAAATTGCTATTTGTTTCTGAAATGATATcttaataacatcaaatcaatAAGATACATATAAGCAGTACAAGAACCATATGATTATTAAAAGCATGAAAGATATGGAGACCATTTACCCACCGATATTGATTTGTAGGTGTATCAATGAATTGAGAATGATCTGTAAGGCACAATCAGATCAGCCCACAGGCAATAAAGTATCAACAATAACATCCACATAATCATAACAATAGACATTACCAGCCAAAAAATTGTCATGTTTCCACTTGGGTGTTTCTCTTCTCACATTTGCTATCTGATCTGGCtttgaacaaaataacaatCCAAAACATCATTGGGGTCAGCAACTATAAGGTGATAAGTTTGCAgcaaagaataattaaaagtgTGTGCTATATTAAACCAAACAGCCAAGTTATCCTAACCTCAGAAGTTGTAGCATTATTCTCAACAGAAGTCTCTACTGCAACAAATCTCCATCAAGCAGAAATGTTGTTCTTTCTCAAAGAATCAAAACTCAAGGGGCCCAAATCAATTGTGCTGGCCTCAATAACATCAATGAccttaaaaattgttaaaatagaGCTCCAagtagttaataaaattaaagccAAGATACTACAACTAATTTGAGAAATTAGGaacaaaaaaaacttgaaaattttttttcaccaaattgCACATGCCTCTTTGAAGAAAATAGATTTAACATATTGCCAATGCCAACCTTTCTCTCCAATGTAAAGTCTGCACCATTCAGCCAAAAACTTTTCCCTTATCAATAATTCTTTCATCCTTTCCCTTAGCGCaggaaataaaagagaaactaGAATCTATCATCCAAAAGATAACCACAAAACAGTACATATGTTTgaatctgaaaataaaataatataaataagtctAAGCATGAGAGTAAgttaaaacaaacacaaaacccaaaagatttgaaaaatgaacatGGCAAGAACACAATAATGTATAAATTAACAGTTTTcacatccaattatataatagtttCTATTTTAGGGCAACAATGCATAACAAAAAATGATGACTGAATAATAGCACtaaaactatattatttgtGCCTAAGGATGCCTAAGGTTGgtataatgataattaaataatatattttttacagtaCCATAAAGCATATACctttaacaatttaataaattatactgACTATATGTGGGGTGATAAACGAAAATATTGAGCCGAGAAATTTGTAAACTGTGACTATCATTGTAATTCTTGTCAATTAGAGCACCTAATATTTTTACTATCAAAAGCAGAAACTGTAACACCTTGAACTTTGCTAACAAGAAAAGAAACACAGATAATCAAAAAGCGACAATGTAACAATTAGCATTTtccaaaatgaaataaaaagcGGACAGTATGTGTAGAAAGCAGGCGgacaaaatattcaaaacacaCACTAAAGACAACGTAAAATGTGCGAGTGAAATCACTGAGATCTGAATACACAGACAAAAAATGGAGAAATTAATTACAGAATTAATAAAGAACTAAACTAACCAAAGAATGTAGAAGTGTAAATCCCTCGGCCGATGAAGAAAATTAACGGCGCTAGAACTGAGAAGAAAATGACGAGTACAATAGGCAATCGAGGTCCTCCACCATTTTTTCTGTGAAGACCTGTACTGGATACTCCCCGGCTTAACGTCATTACCTATCAAAACCTCCTGAAATCAAgtaatagggaaaaaaaaaaaaagtcaaaactGAGAGAGAGTTGATAGAGCGTATTTTGAAAGAATGTGGAGACGAGAAATACTGGCGGACGAGTTGAGTAAGAGTCGGCAGCAAGGCATAAGAAAGCGAATAGACGAAGAAAAAAGCGGACACCAGTGCGGGATAATATGATTGAGAgccaatataaattttcaaagaattattAACAGCCAACAATGGCATGGAATGGAGGGAAGCACCGGATCTTCGCTTTCGGACTAGACGGCGTCGTTCAGCGCTGCGCCTCTGCTGGGCCTGGGACCAGACATGAGTATACACATTTTTGctatataaatgtatacgtaGACATAaagttatcatataattagaaatatatatttatataagtagGGCAAGGAAAGGAACGTTATCTTCAACTTTATCACTTGTTAGTTTTTTCCATTCTCAGGCGaattataaagaattattaattaatttccaaattattattattatttgaaatcttaatttaGGTTCACATTTGCATCTAATCAACAAGAAAATCTctaataatgcaattaaatatacaattttaatgcAGTTTCAATCAAAGCTAGTCCGACCACCAGCAGCAACACTGACTCAAACGAATATGCGTCAGTATAACTAACAAAGATATCTAGGCCcaaaaacacataataattttttgtttcagATTTTCAGTCAATAGACCTCAAAATAACTCTTTTACATTCAAtctgatttcaaattaaacttagattcgatttagattaaatttaactCTAGTTATAAGAAAATCGTGATGGTAGTGAAGATGTGATGacctaaaaacattttaatcaaGTTTTCTAATTATTAAACCCATCGTGGGGGGTTTTTTGATTCATTCTACACCGGGGAGTTTGATTTCCAAACTGAAAGTAAAAATCATCTACCATGGCCAATTTCTTTCCTAATGTTCTAAAAACGTCACTCACCACAACATCAACTCATGTTAATAACACCATACACCTCAAGCACATGTGAAGCCAAAGATCAGCGAAAATTGCAGGCAAAGCCTTCCATGATAATGTTTCACAATCACGACAACCAATCTATAAAAGAGTTATTACGGTTGAAAACTTCTTTTAAAGAATCGCCACATCCAAGTAGTCTCCAATCTGGATAAGAGGAATATGGAGttataaggaaaaacaaaaagaaaatataatccAGACAGACAGCATAAAGGCAGTTTGCCTTTTACCTCAAAACCAAGTTCAGCCAATGCTTTGCCATCATCTAGTCGCCTTCCATTTCCATATGAGAAAGTCTTCCCCACCTTCACAAACAAGTAAATCACACTATTATTGTAACCCTTTTATTCATTTCACTCCAATATGTTTCAATAAATCACATTTCAGTCCAACATTGCAAAGTCATCAACCAGCGCACTTAATGCGTGCTCACTACCAACATTGTATAGACCCATACAAAAAGTAAGGTGTGCATAAAATTTCACCAATTAATTGCACGCTCTGACCACGAAAATATTCATGAAACCATGAAAAGTAGCAAATTGGTGACGAGCATGCAAAATCATTTACTTGGTGCAACTCTGAcagaaaggaaaacaaataaatgagaaaaaaaaatgtaggcAAATGGTTTATAGAGAAACAGCCAGACCTCTCTCAATACAAAATGACCATTCTTATCAGGATACACGAAAGCAAAAGACAGTCTCGCATCTCTTCTTCTAGCAGCTGATGCTACTTCCTTGACCTGTAAAGGAACCATGTTTAATTAATGCTGCCAAAATAACTGGaaaaatagtattaaattaCCAACTAAGAAGAGGAAACCACAACATACTCATCCCTTGCAACTTTGCAATACTCAGTAACCATTTCAATGTGATAAGAGTATGAAACATTGATAATGTTATAATGTCAGTAAAAATTTACTGGTTCTCTCTGTCTACTCTCCTATTTTAATGTCAGTACAAGAAAGTCCTATTCTGAGCAATGGCACACAAGCTTCTACATCAAGATTAAAGAAATCTTGTGTCTTCTCATCTCAAATATGTTAAACCATGTATTCCTTAGAAACTcttgaacaaattaaaataatcagaACAGCCCTCAGGTTCATTTCATGAAATTAAACAGCTTCATATTCTATCTCATAGTATCTAAATGCACAAGCTCCTAAAGAAGGCTCATAAGTTATCAGAATTCCTTCACCACACCAAGACAAAGAGAGAAACGGAAGAAGGGAAGAGATTAGTAAATAGAAAATAGTGAAAGGGAGATGCAGAACACTGTTTTAACATACCAGATCAGTTAACTCTCGGAGAGTAGCATCCTTCCATGTGTAAATTTGAACCTCATCCCTAGGCTCCTTCCCTCTAACTGCAAAATCCTCCCTGGAATGATGACCCCCAATCTGGAAAGCTTCTAACGAATAAGCCAAAATGTAACTTTCACATAGAACACAAAATCACAATGcatgaacaaaatataaaaagaaatggtCTTAATTATCTTCCAAGCGGTGGccggaggaaaagaaaaatgtgagTATACACAATCTTCAACCAAATGGAGAATAAAAGGTGCTAAGAATGAGCACTATAGGGTTTATTAAACAGCCCACTTAACACaaaaaaaacagtaaaattatatcACACATAAGAGAACAAGATGAACCAATGAATAACACATAATAATTTGCGCAGAATAATGAATAAACCGCCCTTCATAAGTGCAAGTATGAATTTTGGAAGACAACAACAACCTGTGTTTATATCAACTGGAGCAACAAATACAACTGGGAATCTTAACAATAGAAATACCTTAGTAAAAACTCGAAGCAATAAAGGACAAGTCTGCATTACAAAGGGGAAAAAAAGCACATTAGCATGCAGTATATGTAAAACACAAATCTGGTACAAAAATAATCTAGCTGTTATAAATTAAGACTCCAAATGATCTTAATCACAAACTTAACAACTGAATAACTCATTAATCTAGATGAATCAAAAGAAATATAAGAAATTCAACCAGTACATTACACTTAAAATAACCTATgctttaaaaccctaaaacacaAGGCATATGAAAGAAAATAGGAAGTGAGAACCTTCTCGCGATCGACAGGCCCGAAACGAGGTCGAGACTGTGGAGGGCCCCTTGCAGAAGGATACATCGGCCTGCCTCCTTGTCTCATTTCTGTTTCTGTTACTCCCGCCATCTCTCCTAGTTCCTGTTTCTCTAATTCTCATTGCTCGTCTCTTGTAGGCAGTTCGGCTGccaaaacataaatgaaaaatctgaaaatgtgCTCGGTGCTGAGCTCGCCCAACGAGTTTGGGCCTGTTGGGCTGCTAAGAGTAAGACCAGCGTAACAAAAACTTCACAAAAGTTAGTAACGGGTCTAAATAAACTTTTATGTAAGAGCAATTCTAATATAATCAGTTTGCAATTGGTGAACAATTtcgttaaaaaataattttatatatttggttttaGTTTGAATCGGATTgaaacttgatttatttttataaaaataaatctaatactTTATTTGAAATAGATTCATTCAATCCAAACTTAGGCAGTTTGAATTCAAGGCAACCctatttttaagtttcaaaaattttaaaattttagtgttgaatttttttaacatataacaggaaaaattttttaaattgtgatAAAAGGCTTTGAATATTTAAagatatctaaattataaattatacttatttaatttttgtcataatttatatcattatattaaaataaatgtttcaCTTGACGTAACTCTCTATTATAAAAATCTAAACTATTCTTaacattgtgttattttttagaCTACAAAGTATTAAGATGGTTAGTGGGTTGATTTAGGATGGATTTAATCTGAATTACTCAAACTCATATCaatgtttaatttgattcgatctcATTGTATAGGAAAACCAGCTTGCcaacaattcttttatttttttgataattttctcacttttttaataattatttttcttctatgctaataataatttttccttttacgAGTTAATTGaactgagtttaaatttgattgactACTCTAAATCCCAATTGAGCACAAACtgatgtttatttatatttgatttaattcggATTCATTTATAGGTTAATTGCATCCTGGAGAACAGGTCACAAAACAATTAATACAGAGGAATTGAAACATATGATATATATGCCCCACGCACATGAGCTGCATTGCCATAAAAGGGAAGACGACCCATAGAAGTCTTGTGTTTGGGCTAGCTAGCGGTGTACTATTGGTTCTTTATTCTGTCAATGAAGGAAACAAACACAGCGTGCTTAGCAGCAATAGTTGTAAGACTCAGATGACAGTGAAGGGCCAATACGAAAAATAGACAATTTTGCATTAAAGAAGTTTTATTCAGCGCAAtcaaagttttcttcaaatGACAAAGCCTAAACCACCATCTTGTTGCCTGCCGTAAGCTATAAGAATAGTTTTCTCTCTTATAATTGTTCAAAggctaaaagatttattcccatccaaggaataataaaattttaaattcataatctccaacttttacaaatttaaatatttacctatcacttaaaatttattaaattttttttctagggttaagagtaaaaccgttatttttttaataatattaaaaaaattataattttatctcattttcttttccaaattttaaaagctaacaACTTTATCcatacttaaatattttaaattttaaattttaaaaaatgattatttcccccacctaggtttttcttttttcccctttcCAACCATCACAACGTCATTGGCCCCATCCTTTTCCCACTCTCACTGTTGGAATTATTCAGACAACCTTCGTAGGAGACTGTTTGACGAAGAGATGTCGTCTCTTCATTTGAAGTAGAGATGCGTCTCTGAAGAGATAGAGAGGGACAAGGATGATCATCCCTCTCTGAGACGAAGAGACGTCAAATAGCCTCCCACAATGGTTGTCCGGACGATTTCAATAGTGAGGGTGGGAAGAAGATGGCGCCGATGACAATGCGGTAGCCGGAGAGGGGAGAAGAGAAAAACCTTGATAgaaggaaatagtcattttttaaaatttgaaatgtttAAGTAAGGATGAagttgttacttttcaaaacttggggagaaaaataaataaaattataatttttttaatattattagtaaattaacaattttatctttgactctaataaaaaagtttaacagATTTTAGATGATAGAtggatatttgaatttgtgaaaattaaatgatataaacttgAAATTTCACCGCACCTtcgtgagaataagtcttttggccttgttcAAAAAGTTAGTTGGACCACAAACAAGTAGTATGAAATTATGAGCCAATTTTAATGCTGGGACTAATCACTTTCCTTGTCCTATTTGAACTATTTGTAGCAAATTTGACTTTGGGTAATAAGGGGGGCTTGGTTTTATACATTGGAACAAAAAGCGAATACATTCATATGCCAATGTTGTTAAAATTTAGCACGCTgggctagggctggattcgagccgagccagctcgagatcgagctcggctcgactcggttcgagcccgaaacgagccgggctcagcctgactcgatcgagctcgagccgagcccgagctggctcgggttggctcggtatatttttttaaaaatttttttatacaaaacggcgtcgttttaatccatatatatatacaaaacggtgtcgttttgatataaaaaacgagccgagccgagccgttaccgagtcgaactgaaaacgagccgaactcgagccagcccttaaaaagccgagccgagcccgagctggctgtgagccgagctcggctcggctcgaatccagccctacgcTGGGCAACCCTTATGGCACCTACAGAGAAAATTTATCATAAGGTAAAGCTATATGCATGTAGGAACTAACCTAAACCATGACACATTGGCTTGAATTGGAGAATGTATGGCACGCTGAATCTAAATTTAGCCAAACAACTTTTTATTTGATTCGGGCAATATTGTTATCAactaatgtttttatatatgtattgagAATTGAGTTAATCCAGATATTGatctaaattttgataaattaaattgatgatattatatattttttaaaataatttttaataaaacaaaattttggtaCGATAGTATAGTGTATGTTCTTTGCAATTGTTaagattttttaacaaaattttatgattaatatttttctcctaatttccaaaaacatattaaaaatatatataaataaa from Mangifera indica cultivar Alphonso chromosome 8, CATAS_Mindica_2.1, whole genome shotgun sequence includes:
- the LOC123223610 gene encoding histone deacetylase complex subunit SAP18-like, producing MAGVTETEMRQGGRPMYPSARGPPQSRPRFGPVDREKTCPLLLRVFTKIGGHHSREDFAVRGKEPRDEVQIYTWKDATLRELTDLVKEVASAARRRDARLSFAFVYPDKNGHFVLREVGKTFSYGNGRRLDDGKALAELGFEIGDYLDVAIL